AGTTTAGATTCATAGGAAAGTGAAGAAGGGTTCTTCTTAAGAATTGAGGCATAACTAGGCACAACAGGATTGTTTGACATTAAAAGCAATTTACCAAAGGGACTAGCAAGTAATAAGACTAACAGAGAACACTTAGACCACTTAGAATAGGAGCAACTAAGAGAAGGAGCAGGAGTTTGAAAAAGACTGGTTTTAGAAATGAAGGTGCACAAACTGCAAGTTCTAAGCTAGTATTTATAGCAGTAATGTAAGGACTTAGGAAGATCAAAGGTTGAGCAGCTAACACACACATCACAAAGTTTAGACTGAGAAGGATCTAGAAACCCACAACGCAATTGCACCAAAAGAGTAATCATCACCCAGAGTAAAACTAAACACAAACCAACAATTTGCATGCATTGAAAAATGCGAAAACAAGCCATAAATGACAGAACGCAAAAGAAAAGGCAAAGAAAAGCTTAGAGAAAAACTTCCCTGAGGTGATGCTTGAGGAAAAGGGAGATCTTACGACTTCCAGATTTGAAACAAACCCCTCATTGGGCCAAATAGGACGGTGGGTATGAGTTAGTGGAGTAAATCCTTTAACTAACTCTCCAAAATCATCATTACTGTTGTAAAACCCAAGATCCAGTGACTCAGCAGCTCTCACCACCCTTGGATCATCGATGCCTTGCTGATGAAGCCAAGATGGAAATCGGAAAAGTGAAAACTTGCCTCGATACAAACGAGCGCGAGGCACCAACCCACAACCATAGAAGCCATAATTACCCCTATTAAGGCTTGGTCTAGAGATTTTCTGGGGAATCTCATTCAGAACAGAGGACAAGGAGGAAGACGAAAAGAATTGCAGAGCAAAACCAAAATCAGAAATCAATTTGAGCTTGGGGAGGGGGCTAGACCAAATTAGGGTTTTCcatctctctctagaaaacttgggcctctcatgtttctctctcatctctttTTGTATACGTGCATGTAGTAATACTCTGTACTTGATCAATTTCGATTCTCCCTTTGTACTCGAATACGGAGGTATTTGTATTTTCTACTACTCCGTACGTACTTCGTTAATGAATACAATTGTTTCCCCAAATCTATGTTAGCTTGTTATTCAATCATGGTACAAGTTTTTTGAATGTGTGCATGCATCGTGCGTAGTGATCTTACATAAGGTCCATCTTTGCAttaaattatgttcttaatTACATCATTAATTGAAAATTACTCAATTAGTAACTCGCATTGGGTTGTTTGCACCAgctattataaatttatatatgaGTACTAATtaacaagcaacaacaacatTAACATTATAAATTATATTACACCAACATTACAATCAACATTACAGTGCTTATTCGATGAAATAACACATGCGCACACACACACTACGTACTGAAAAGTGCATCAGTGGCTCCCAAAATGCTAGCTAATTAGTCCATATATATGGACTAATGGAGTAAACTACTAGTACTAGTACATGAGCAATAGTACGTGTAGCATTATACATATTATTGGGAGGTAATTATTTGATTACAGAATAATTAGGCATCCTTGAGGACAATAACCTCATTACCAGAAGCAGAAACCTCACACCTGCAACCATTACCACACTCAAAGAACACTTTCCCAGCATCAGGCCCTTCTGTCTTTGTGAAACTACAAGCATACCCTTCTCCACATACACAATATCCTCCTTCACTCTCCACTTTCTTTGTTTCATCCCTGCAATTATTTGATTACGTATATCACTATTTAATTACGGAGTCATGTtacttatgttctaattaaggTTCAATAAGAAATTAGACTAATCTTTAAGCTTAATTAtgttaaataaattaataaaaatgctCACTATTTATAGATTAATTAGGTGCATAGAACAACGGAACTGGCATACATAAAATACACTACATGATGGCCAGGTCACTTGGGTGCAAGCTAAGGCATGTAATTAGATATAGTCTTCAATGTTTCTTTTATCAGTGAACTTAATAACTGTGGTTGTTTGTCCAATTGTCCTATATTGAAGGAATATCACATATTTGATGTCTTTGTATTATCTGTTGTGATTTTGATAATGAATTGGAATGTGTTTATATAGTCGCTCCAATTGATTTTGGCTTGTATTCACGAGCACGATTTTATTCAAGATATACGTATAAGAATACATTAACTCGTTCTAATCTAGCTTACTCCTATGTTAtttctaaaaaaataaatcctacaaaaatctctactttatgtttttatatttttatttcatccttttatatttatgtttatgtatttggaaaaaaatttgtttatagattatggaaataatagccacataataataatttgctaaaaatgaTTTTTGATAATGGTTTagtcaaattattaatttaataatggaaaacatattactcaatattttaatcaaatcgATCAGCATATTATAGTATTCCGTATatcgaatattttggtcaaattaacaaCACATCAAGATTTTTTTTAGTGTGTTAACACCCGATTCACCCTtatggctaatccggattcggagTGAGTTTTTGGTGGATAGGTtctagtcccctcccaattgttgtagTGGGGATTAAATGCGGGTCCTCTCTACCAAGTTCAGctccaatcaccactgaaccaacagacaattggcATATCAAGATTTATTGATTATGTATTCTGTAATAACTTTACGGAGATAAATTTCCGGCCtgttatattaaaaaaaaaaatacatagtAGTCAAATAACTTTAAAATGTCACGCACGTGACCTGATCTAACAAAGTAAATGGTTAAGAGTATGTCATGTCTTGCGTAATTCTAACATATATTCCCTAGTTTATAGTCCGTATATAATGTACACATTCACACCTATACCTTACACGGTTACACCTAATTACGGAGTagaattttataattaataataccAAGTATGAAAGAAGAGTAATAATGTACGTACGTGATGCAGACACAGGTATCGCAGCAGTTGGTGAAAGGCCTGGCATCAGCAGGTAGAGCCTCTTCAATTTTCCTGATCACACAAGTCCATCCTGGCCCGCACTTGCAGCATGCTTTGCTGTTACAAACAAACACATTAtattatgagttttttttttttttttttttttaaaccggAACGGATTGGGTTAATTAGGGGGAAATTAAATTAATACTACGTACTTCCTAACCAGTAACACTACAAATTGATTTTAGCACATCTCTTTAACTTCTTGTCACCTTATAAGGAGTGTACATACAGATTATGTGCTCAatcttatacttcgtatatt
This genomic stretch from Spinacia oleracea cultivar Varoflay chromosome 3, BTI_SOV_V1, whole genome shotgun sequence harbors:
- the LOC110778232 gene encoding uncharacterized protein, which codes for MEGSKSCCPPGEANSKACCKCGPGWTCVIRKIEEALPADARPFTNCCDTCVCITDETKKVESEGGYCVCGEGYACSFTKTEGPDAGKVFFECGNGCRCEVSASGNEVIVLKDA